The proteins below come from a single Candidatus Bathyarchaeota archaeon genomic window:
- a CDS encoding 50S ribosomal protein L39e: MARNKPTARKRRLAKAGKQKKPVPTWVVAKTLGRVRRHPKSKHWRRSKLKA; this comes from the coding sequence ATGGCTAGAAACAAACCAACCGCGAGAAAACGTAGACTGGCAAAGGCTGGGAAGCAAAAAAAGCCAGTTCCCACATGGGTAGTAGCTAAGACTCTAGGTCGAGTTAGAAGGCATCCTAAGAGTAAACATTGGCGACGTTCCAAACTTAAAGCATAG